The proteins below are encoded in one region of Rubripirellula reticaptiva:
- a CDS encoding FAD/NAD(P)-binding protein, giving the protein MSNLLDIHRTSKRLDHSGVGGDLTRLAVIGCGPRGLQCLDAVCRNLPEDMLARLDITVYEPCKTLGAGCVYDPQQPHVLRMNFASQNIDFWKTDADSTTLASTSLIGWLRDHYPKLAADDQYVPRAIVGEYLNECYASVERKLGGAKSYEVVNEQVGGVQRLNSCWEVTTEIGANRYDLVVVTTGHEGFRRSESLNRNGAARFVFPVQTNLSEKNFPPKSRVFVRGFGLTAIDAVLAMTEGRGGSFSNSPSRTYQPSGREPAKLVLHSRSGRPMLAKPTAAIEQVSDHFWNKFRVRLAPLDRLSGSINFQSDIWSVVHQAAAELLSHSGDSVSARDVAQWYRGWARYRMSLTEALDAMQQSFLVSIGERPRDIASALGEAWRKLYPEIVAAISYGGLSKSQWPRFLSVASEMERIAFGPPSQSVRQVLSLVDAGIVVLTNQDEDVAASQFDLHIDAVIAAPHQPSSNGPLASLISQGLVELDDTTGAVKVDATGEAIQSRTNNANSGLYIFGRATEGWVVGNDTLSRTLHDHIEQWSHSLATRMVKLSRNE; this is encoded by the coding sequence ATGAGTAATCTTCTTGATATTCATAGGACATCGAAACGTCTTGATCACTCTGGTGTCGGGGGAGATTTGACTCGGTTGGCTGTCATTGGGTGTGGACCACGCGGGCTTCAGTGTCTTGATGCTGTGTGTCGGAATCTACCAGAAGATATGCTCGCTCGGCTTGATATCACCGTTTATGAGCCTTGCAAGACCTTAGGAGCGGGATGTGTTTACGATCCGCAGCAGCCGCACGTATTGCGGATGAATTTCGCTTCGCAGAACATCGATTTTTGGAAGACAGACGCCGACTCAACTACGCTTGCGTCGACTTCGCTGATCGGTTGGCTGCGCGATCACTACCCAAAACTTGCGGCAGACGATCAATACGTCCCGCGGGCGATTGTGGGCGAGTATTTGAACGAATGTTACGCATCAGTTGAGAGAAAGCTCGGGGGTGCGAAGTCTTACGAAGTCGTTAACGAGCAAGTTGGTGGCGTTCAGCGCTTGAACTCATGCTGGGAGGTCACGACGGAAATCGGGGCAAATCGGTATGACCTAGTCGTTGTCACAACGGGGCACGAGGGTTTTCGTCGATCGGAAAGTCTTAACCGAAACGGGGCAGCCCGATTTGTGTTTCCCGTGCAGACGAACCTCTCGGAAAAAAATTTTCCGCCCAAGTCGCGTGTCTTCGTGCGAGGATTCGGGCTAACAGCCATCGACGCGGTCCTGGCGATGACGGAAGGACGAGGCGGCTCGTTCTCGAACTCGCCATCGCGGACCTATCAACCCAGCGGTCGGGAACCCGCGAAACTGGTTCTCCACAGTCGAAGTGGTCGCCCGATGCTCGCCAAGCCGACCGCTGCGATTGAACAGGTGTCGGATCATTTCTGGAATAAGTTCCGCGTGCGATTAGCACCACTCGACCGCTTGTCAGGTTCAATCAATTTCCAAAGTGACATTTGGAGTGTCGTTCATCAAGCGGCTGCGGAACTGCTTAGCCACTCTGGTGATTCGGTCTCGGCACGAGACGTTGCCCAGTGGTATCGCGGTTGGGCTCGCTATCGGATGAGTTTGACCGAAGCATTGGATGCGATGCAACAATCTTTCTTAGTGTCGATTGGCGAACGACCGCGTGACATTGCCAGCGCACTCGGTGAGGCGTGGCGAAAACTGTATCCAGAGATCGTCGCAGCGATTAGCTATGGCGGTTTGTCCAAATCGCAATGGCCAAGATTTCTAAGCGTTGCTTCCGAGATGGAACGAATCGCGTTCGGACCTCCTTCCCAGTCGGTACGTCAAGTACTATCGCTTGTTGACGCTGGAATCGTGGTGTTGACGAACCAGGACGAAGACGTTGCCGCGAGTCAATTCGATTTGCACATCGACGCAGTGATTGCCGCGCCGCATCAACCTTCGTCAAACGGTCCACTTGCGTCGTTGATCTCCCAAGGGCTGGTGGAACTTGATGACACGACGGGAGCGGTTAAGGTCGATGCAACAGGTGAGGCTATCCAATCTCGGACAAACAACGCAAATTCCGGGCTTTACATTTTTGGGCGAGCGACCGAGGGATGGGTCGTTGGCAATGATACCCTCTCGCGAACACTGCACGATCATATCGAACAATGGTCGCATTCGCTCGCAACCCGAATGGTGAAATTGAGTAGAAATGAATAG
- the sbnA gene encoding 2,3-diaminopropionate biosynthesis protein SbnA translates to MHQGYDCVASNVLDAIGNTPLIRFERFLANPSVELLVKLEAANPGGSAKDRPARFMLEEALRRGDLHRDSTVIESSSGNMGIGLAQACRYHGLKFICVVDPRAQQQNLEVIKAFGGKVVMVAEPLGGDFLAARIAKVCELLEHNANSFWPNQYANPDNPQSHYEGTIREIDEALHGNFDVLLVATSSTGTAQGCRDYLRARGREVRVVAVDAEGSVLFGGSAGPRHIPGLGAGKEPKLATGQRFDDVVRVSDLDCVVGCRRAAQREAVLVGGSAGGVLMTASRMQAELDGKRCVAILHDSGTRYLRTVFNDQWIEESLGCDPAALQTLINFDRDAQTFGCRS, encoded by the coding sequence ATGCACCAAGGGTATGACTGCGTCGCCAGCAACGTGCTTGACGCGATAGGGAACACACCGCTGATTCGGTTTGAGCGATTTCTTGCCAACCCCAGCGTCGAACTGCTGGTAAAGCTAGAGGCGGCGAATCCTGGTGGCAGCGCAAAAGATCGCCCTGCTCGATTCATGCTAGAAGAGGCGTTGCGTCGCGGTGATCTTCATCGCGATTCAACGGTGATCGAGTCCTCGTCCGGAAACATGGGCATCGGTCTCGCTCAAGCTTGTCGTTACCATGGGCTGAAGTTTATCTGTGTTGTGGATCCACGTGCTCAGCAACAGAATCTAGAGGTGATCAAAGCATTTGGCGGCAAGGTCGTGATGGTTGCCGAACCGCTTGGTGGAGACTTCCTTGCGGCACGGATCGCCAAAGTGTGCGAGTTGCTAGAACACAATGCCAACAGCTTCTGGCCCAACCAGTACGCTAATCCTGACAATCCGCAGTCGCACTACGAAGGCACGATTCGTGAAATTGACGAGGCACTCCACGGGAACTTCGACGTATTGTTGGTAGCCACCAGCAGCACGGGTACGGCACAGGGATGTCGAGATTACTTGCGTGCGCGAGGCCGGGAAGTCCGTGTGGTCGCAGTCGACGCGGAGGGAAGCGTATTGTTCGGAGGCTCCGCAGGTCCTCGGCACATTCCTGGGCTCGGTGCAGGCAAAGAGCCAAAGCTCGCGACGGGGCAGCGGTTCGATGACGTCGTTCGCGTGTCCGACCTCGATTGTGTCGTTGGTTGCCGGCGGGCGGCGCAACGCGAAGCAGTGCTCGTCGGTGGCTCGGCGGGTGGCGTTCTGATGACCGCATCACGGATGCAGGCGGAACTCGATGGAAAACGTTGTGTTGCGATCCTTCACGATTCCGGAACGCGATATCTACGAACCGTATTCAACGACCAGTGGATTGAAGAATCGCTTGGTTGCGATCCGGCAGCACTTCAAACACTGATCAATTTTGACAGAGACGCACAAACCTTCGGGTGCCGATCATGA
- a CDS encoding alpha-amylase family glycosyl hydrolase yields MNENSAVLESHDSHTRPQGMGPIHHASGVAFRVWAPHADAVSLVGSFNDWNADTHPMQREPNGHWFVNVDHAKIGDEYKFRITNGVNTFDRIDPRVREVTNSVGVGIVHDPNFDWGGDDFQMPNWNELVIYEAHIGTFHRANSDQPGGFYDFATKFQHLRRLGINAVQIMPIAEFAGDVSWGYNPAHIYAVESAYGGPAAFKQFVKEAHAAGLAVILDVVYNHFGPSDLDIWQFDGWSEHNKGGVYFYNDHRSSTPWGDTRPDYGRQEVRSYIRDNAMMWLEDFHVDGLRYDMTLYIRSIDGTPSSSIPEGWGLTQWVNRDIHAFKPDAITIAEDLQNDAYLTKCDQEGGAGFSTQWDAGFVHPIREVLTAAEDNHRSMAMVRDALYHEYNGDAFQRVVYTESHDEVANGKSRIPSEVSEWDETSWYAQKRSTLGAALVMTAPGIPMLFQGQEFLQAGWFEDTEELDWDNTEEFSGIVRMFRDLIALRLNSDGISKGLTGQRIHVFHLNDDDKVIGFCRSDGGEQSSDVVVVANFCSQPRSNYRVGFPSAGVWKLRFNGDSGIYSTDFANTESADAQTESIAYDGYPASAEIVIPPYTALIFSQE; encoded by the coding sequence ATGAACGAAAACTCCGCTGTTCTGGAAAGTCACGACTCCCACACTCGTCCGCAAGGCATGGGCCCAATCCACCATGCGTCGGGAGTTGCATTTCGCGTTTGGGCGCCACACGCCGACGCCGTTAGTTTAGTTGGATCGTTCAACGACTGGAACGCGGACACCCACCCGATGCAACGTGAACCCAATGGCCATTGGTTTGTAAATGTTGATCATGCGAAAATTGGCGATGAATATAAATTCCGAATCACCAACGGCGTGAATACTTTCGACCGCATCGATCCACGAGTTCGCGAAGTGACGAACTCGGTCGGAGTTGGCATCGTTCACGACCCGAACTTCGATTGGGGAGGGGACGATTTTCAAATGCCAAACTGGAACGAGTTGGTCATCTACGAAGCCCACATCGGGACTTTCCATCGCGCGAATTCTGATCAACCCGGCGGTTTCTATGACTTCGCGACGAAGTTTCAGCATTTGCGGCGACTTGGCATCAATGCAGTCCAAATCATGCCCATTGCCGAGTTTGCAGGCGACGTTTCATGGGGCTACAACCCCGCTCACATCTACGCCGTCGAAAGTGCTTACGGCGGTCCGGCGGCATTTAAGCAATTCGTCAAGGAAGCTCACGCAGCGGGCTTGGCTGTGATCCTAGACGTCGTCTACAACCACTTCGGCCCATCCGATCTGGACATCTGGCAATTCGATGGATGGAGTGAGCACAATAAGGGCGGAGTCTATTTTTACAACGACCACCGCAGTTCGACGCCGTGGGGTGACACACGACCGGACTACGGTCGACAGGAAGTGCGATCTTACATTCGCGACAATGCGATGATGTGGTTGGAAGACTTTCATGTCGACGGATTGCGGTACGACATGACGCTCTACATTCGTTCGATCGATGGAACGCCTTCAAGTTCGATCCCTGAAGGATGGGGACTGACGCAGTGGGTCAATCGCGACATCCACGCTTTCAAACCTGATGCAATCACGATTGCAGAAGACCTACAGAACGACGCGTATCTGACTAAGTGCGACCAGGAAGGCGGTGCGGGATTCTCGACTCAGTGGGACGCAGGCTTTGTGCATCCAATCCGCGAGGTGCTTACTGCGGCAGAAGATAACCACCGGTCGATGGCGATGGTTCGTGACGCCCTGTATCACGAATATAACGGAGACGCATTTCAGCGAGTCGTCTACACCGAATCTCATGACGAAGTTGCCAACGGCAAGTCGCGTATTCCTAGCGAGGTCTCGGAGTGGGACGAGACCAGTTGGTATGCGCAGAAACGCTCAACACTTGGGGCAGCCCTGGTGATGACCGCACCGGGAATTCCGATGCTGTTCCAAGGGCAAGAGTTTTTGCAAGCCGGATGGTTTGAAGACACCGAGGAGCTTGATTGGGACAATACGGAAGAATTTAGTGGCATCGTGCGTATGTTTCGTGACCTAATCGCTTTACGCCTAAATTCCGATGGCATCTCGAAGGGGCTGACCGGTCAGCGAATCCATGTCTTCCACCTCAACGATGACGATAAGGTGATCGGGTTCTGTCGCAGTGATGGCGGCGAACAATCGAGCGACGTTGTCGTCGTGGCAAACTTCTGCTCGCAGCCGAGAAGCAATTATAGAGTTGGCTTCCCCTCAGCAGGCGTCTGGAAGCTGAGATTCAACGGAGACAGCGGGATTTATAGTACCGACTTCGCGAACACCGAATCAGCCGATGCTCAGACAGAATCAATTGCTTACGACGGCTATCCTGCGTCGGCCGAAATCGTAATTCCGCCGTACACCGCGCTAATCTTCTCACAAGAATAA
- a CDS encoding cation:proton antiporter — protein sequence MDWFAVASIIITLAAVFGFVNARFLKLPNTIGLMVIAIAFTLLLLASSAVDSRVLDAAQTFMGYIDFQEVLLEVMLGFLLFAGAMHTNFDQLKVQRWPVLLFSTIGVLASTVLVGVSTYFAFSWLGLDVLFIHCLLFGALISPTDPIAVLGILKQANVPKKLETKIVGESLFNDGVGVVVFLTIFSIAAGGQQPDNAGPDLEIHSADVQDSVAVGSASNETTTKEDTNGKTTLQDIAKLFGVEVLGGIFLGLVLGTITYLSLRSIDDYEIEVMMTLACVMGGYSLASYLHLSAPLAIVVAGLIVGNDTMRGTAMSKQTEQYVDRFWEMLDVLLNAILFVLIGLEVLVLKVEPAYVYASLIAILLVLASRYMSLLAPVRFFSKRLDFVPHTLPIMTWGGLRGGISIALALQLTANMNRDLFLTVTYGVVVFSIIVQGLTVGTLARRLIGAEALTVGQEPNSATH from the coding sequence ATGGACTGGTTCGCAGTCGCTTCGATCATCATCACGCTCGCCGCTGTTTTCGGATTTGTCAATGCAAGGTTTCTGAAGCTTCCCAATACGATTGGGTTGATGGTGATCGCGATCGCATTCACGCTTTTGCTGCTGGCAAGTTCAGCCGTTGATAGCCGAGTTCTTGACGCGGCTCAGACATTCATGGGCTACATCGACTTTCAAGAAGTGTTGCTCGAGGTCATGCTCGGTTTTTTGTTGTTTGCCGGCGCGATGCACACAAACTTTGACCAGTTGAAGGTCCAGCGTTGGCCTGTGTTGCTTTTTTCGACGATTGGCGTGTTGGCGTCGACTGTTTTGGTTGGTGTTTCAACTTATTTTGCGTTCAGCTGGCTGGGTTTGGATGTGCTGTTTATTCACTGCCTGCTATTTGGGGCACTTATTTCCCCCACTGACCCGATCGCCGTGTTGGGGATTCTGAAACAAGCGAATGTGCCGAAGAAGCTGGAAACAAAGATTGTTGGCGAGTCGCTATTCAACGATGGTGTGGGCGTTGTCGTGTTCCTGACAATCTTCAGCATCGCTGCCGGTGGGCAACAGCCCGATAACGCGGGACCGGATCTAGAAATCCATTCAGCGGACGTTCAAGATTCCGTAGCGGTTGGCAGTGCGTCGAATGAAACCACGACGAAAGAAGACACAAACGGGAAAACGACCTTGCAAGACATTGCAAAGCTTTTTGGTGTCGAGGTTCTTGGCGGCATATTCCTGGGCCTTGTCTTAGGAACGATCACCTACCTATCTCTGCGATCCATTGATGACTACGAAATTGAAGTGATGATGACGCTGGCCTGCGTGATGGGTGGATACTCGCTGGCCTCATACTTGCACCTGTCCGCTCCGCTGGCGATAGTCGTCGCTGGATTGATTGTCGGTAACGACACCATGCGAGGAACTGCGATGTCGAAACAGACGGAGCAGTATGTCGACCGATTCTGGGAAATGCTGGACGTCCTGCTCAACGCGATCTTGTTCGTGCTGATTGGACTCGAAGTCCTCGTTTTGAAGGTAGAGCCAGCGTACGTGTACGCATCGTTGATTGCAATTCTATTGGTCTTGGCCTCGCGATATATGTCATTACTCGCGCCCGTGCGTTTCTTTTCCAAACGCCTCGATTTTGTTCCGCATACGCTCCCGATCATGACCTGGGGCGGTCTACGAGGCGGCATTTCAATCGCGCTAGCTCTTCAGTTGACCGCGAATATGAATCGCGACCTATTTCTTACGGTGACGTATGGCGTCGTTGTCTTCTCGATCATTGTTCAAGGCTTGACCGTTGGCACGCTCGCTCGGCGATTGATTGGTGCGGAGGCTTTGACGGTTGGGCAAGAACCGAATTCAGCCACGCACTAA
- a CDS encoding transglutaminase-like domain-containing protein, translated as MTKIQIGSKLVYQVRQPTIFLLKIAAASTQHQVLSDESLTFDPQIDVEQCQVGLEGNRLHRLVVQPCQLSIAYQATAELTPEIERPRDVGESEAAQMPPEVLTYMNPSRYCESDLLARFAFEEFGQLDPGFGRVQAICDWVNRHLEYSPGSTTATTTASDVLLQRTGVCRDYAHLAITLCRGIGIPARYVSGYAVDLQPPDYHGFMEAFLDGHWYLFDPTRLASTLGLVRIGVGRDAADVAFSTLTGTAAMLEKNVWATSLGSQLPSSQDPAVSTA; from the coding sequence ATGACAAAAATTCAGATCGGTAGCAAACTCGTCTATCAAGTTCGTCAACCTACGATCTTTCTGCTCAAGATCGCTGCGGCATCCACGCAGCACCAAGTGCTAAGCGACGAAAGTTTGACATTTGATCCACAGATCGACGTCGAGCAATGCCAGGTCGGCTTGGAAGGCAATCGGCTGCACCGGCTAGTCGTTCAGCCATGTCAATTGTCGATTGCCTATCAGGCGACGGCAGAACTAACCCCAGAGATCGAACGCCCACGTGATGTTGGTGAATCCGAAGCAGCCCAGATGCCGCCTGAAGTTCTGACGTACATGAACCCAAGTCGATATTGCGAAAGCGATTTGTTGGCTAGATTCGCGTTCGAAGAATTTGGCCAACTCGATCCAGGCTTCGGCCGAGTCCAAGCCATTTGCGATTGGGTCAATCGTCACCTCGAATATTCGCCTGGAAGCACAACTGCGACGACGACCGCATCTGACGTGCTGCTGCAACGGACTGGTGTCTGCCGCGACTATGCTCACCTAGCGATCACTTTGTGCCGAGGCATCGGCATTCCGGCTCGTTACGTGTCCGGATACGCAGTTGATTTGCAGCCGCCGGACTACCACGGATTTATGGAGGCATTTCTGGATGGCCACTGGTACTTGTTTGATCCAACACGTTTGGCATCGACGCTCGGTTTGGTTCGCATCGGCGTTGGACGCGATGCCGCAGACGTAGCTTTCTCTACTCTAACCGGCACTGCCGCAATGCTAGAGAAGAATGTCTGGGCGACTTCATTAGGCAGCCAACTTCCATCTTCGCAGGATCCGGCGGTCTCAACGGCTTGA
- a CDS encoding proteasome-type protease, producing MTFCVGIKVNEGIVALADTRIVRGSEQVNKRKLAEFQHAGQALFTMTSGLRSVRDKTLTYVDEALRGEDVVRDRLYQFTNLFGDQLRRVKAEDGPALAATNHTFNLHAIIGGRLPADEKPQMFYVYPEGNWVEVAIDSPYFIIGRTYYGKPILDRLLTSDTPLSSAIALALLAFDATRTSVTDVDYPIDVAVLGNNDSSPRFHRYTEADLAETISNWNRSLSDSVHNLPMQWASPLLNDYQQ from the coding sequence ATGACTTTCTGTGTCGGTATCAAAGTGAATGAAGGAATCGTGGCGCTTGCCGACACGCGGATCGTTCGCGGCAGTGAGCAAGTCAACAAGCGAAAGCTCGCGGAATTTCAGCATGCAGGCCAGGCATTGTTCACGATGACCAGCGGGCTTCGCTCGGTTCGCGACAAAACGCTTACCTACGTCGATGAAGCTCTTCGCGGTGAGGATGTCGTACGTGATCGTTTGTATCAATTCACGAACCTGTTTGGCGACCAGTTGCGGCGAGTGAAGGCCGAAGATGGACCAGCCCTTGCGGCCACTAATCACACATTTAACCTGCATGCGATCATCGGCGGAAGACTTCCGGCCGACGAGAAACCGCAAATGTTTTACGTCTATCCCGAAGGTAACTGGGTTGAGGTTGCTATCGATTCGCCCTACTTCATTATCGGCCGCACTTATTACGGTAAACCGATACTTGATCGTTTGTTGACCAGCGATACACCGCTGTCCTCGGCCATCGCGCTAGCATTACTGGCCTTCGATGCAACTCGGACAAGCGTGACGGACGTGGATTACCCGATCGACGTGGCCGTACTTGGCAACAATGATTCATCGCCACGCTTTCATCGTTACACGGAAGCCGACTTGGCGGAAACCATTTCGAACTGGAACAGGTCATTATCCGATTCCGTTCACAATTTGCCCATGCAATGGGCATCACCACTTCTCAATGACTACCAGCAATAA
- a CDS encoding DUF4235 domain-containing protein, which yields MCLLYVTSLACDLRLCRDTLRKVLTEGKEMIEELSDRYADIRNGRYDSPLRDEPNGTNDGVAPMENMLAFAVAAGTALVARELLKGGWRAALGSEPPRNPASHEVDWRDAMLWGVMSGAIVGAARIASRRATSSAYNRFRN from the coding sequence ATGTGTTTGCTCTACGTTACGAGCTTGGCATGCGACTTGCGACTTTGCCGCGACACTTTACGAAAGGTACTCACCGAAGGCAAAGAAATGATCGAGGAACTTAGTGACAGGTACGCAGATATTCGCAACGGGCGATACGATTCTCCCCTCAGAGACGAACCAAATGGAACCAATGACGGTGTCGCCCCCATGGAAAACATGTTGGCATTTGCTGTCGCAGCGGGCACGGCACTGGTTGCTCGCGAATTGCTGAAGGGTGGCTGGCGGGCTGCATTAGGAAGTGAGCCACCGAGGAACCCCGCTTCACACGAAGTGGATTGGCGCGATGCAATGCTCTGGGGCGTGATGTCGGGAGCGATTGTTGGTGCAGCCCGAATCGCTTCCCGCCGCGCGACGTCGTCGGCGTACAACCGGTTTCGAAATTAG
- a CDS encoding pyridoxamine 5'-phosphate oxidase family protein, whose product MDIQEKLIDLIHDFSTAMLVTRSDDGSLDARPMAVAQAEDDGKIWFVTDRSSGKIADLMFDSEVAVTMQGSSKYVSLSGIAHPVDDRVKLDELWSEAWKVWFPEGKASESILLLMVEPTRAEYWDNSGLTGVKYLLKAGKAYLQGERPSTDASTNASISL is encoded by the coding sequence ATGGACATTCAAGAGAAACTAATCGATTTGATTCACGACTTTAGTACTGCCATGCTGGTGACGCGTAGCGACGATGGCTCGCTAGACGCTAGGCCAATGGCAGTAGCTCAAGCAGAAGATGACGGTAAAATCTGGTTTGTCACCGATCGCAGCTCGGGAAAAATCGCCGATTTGATGTTTGACTCGGAAGTTGCTGTGACCATGCAAGGGTCAAGTAAATATGTTTCGCTCTCTGGCATCGCCCACCCTGTGGACGATCGCGTGAAGCTAGACGAACTTTGGAGCGAAGCTTGGAAGGTCTGGTTCCCAGAAGGGAAAGCGAGCGAATCGATTCTGCTCTTGATGGTCGAGCCAACGCGTGCTGAATACTGGGACAACTCAGGATTGACCGGAGTGAAATATTTACTGAAAGCTGGAAAGGCCTATTTGCAAGGCGAGCGTCCATCGACCGATGCGTCCACGAACGCGTCGATTTCGCTGTAA
- a CDS encoding DUF4112 domain-containing protein, whose translation MSTVRTSGVRFLGRKRQEPSNSTVTQPGLRNMVTENAIVLRRVQRVARLMDSSMTIPGTSIRFGLDSAFGLIPGVGDIGTAAVGGWILLQAHQSGLRKRQLARMAANIAVDLTIGSVPLVGDLFDVYWKSNLRNARLLEEHLKEKLEPANAQP comes from the coding sequence ATGTCCACAGTACGAACGTCCGGTGTACGGTTTCTAGGACGAAAACGACAAGAACCGTCCAATTCTACCGTAACTCAACCGGGCCTCAGAAACATGGTGACGGAGAACGCAATTGTCTTGCGACGAGTCCAACGTGTCGCCCGTTTAATGGACTCGTCGATGACGATTCCGGGTACATCGATTCGCTTTGGACTCGATAGTGCTTTTGGACTGATTCCAGGCGTCGGTGACATTGGTACAGCGGCAGTCGGCGGTTGGATACTCTTGCAAGCCCACCAGTCTGGTTTGCGAAAGCGTCAGCTCGCACGAATGGCCGCCAACATTGCTGTCGACCTCACGATCGGAAGTGTTCCCCTGGTGGGCGACCTATTCGACGTCTATTGGAAATCGAATTTGCGGAACGCCCGTCTACTTGAGGAACATCTCAAGGAAAAACTCGAGCCAGCGAACGCCCAACCATGA
- a CDS encoding class I SAM-dependent methyltransferase — protein MSIIEGVATGQLVDTDSSLTVLDFVREFFSNPAEVASLLPSSSFLHREIARQANLKSAKYIVDLGPGLGGTTRSLLQWSNNQARIVAVETNETFVAHLSQLGDARLSVVHRSAADLRQIIEDNDLPQADVIVSGVPFSTMDAATSNAMIDGIYSSLKPGGSFIAYQLRDRVCQLAEPLFGPASISFVWRNLPPLRVFCWQK, from the coding sequence ATGAGCATAATCGAAGGGGTCGCCACCGGCCAACTGGTGGACACAGACAGTTCGCTGACCGTTTTGGATTTCGTACGCGAATTCTTCAGCAATCCCGCCGAAGTTGCGTCATTGTTACCAAGTTCTTCGTTTCTTCATCGAGAGATCGCGAGGCAAGCCAATCTTAAATCAGCGAAGTATATCGTTGACCTTGGCCCCGGACTTGGCGGCACCACTAGGTCGCTGCTGCAGTGGAGCAACAACCAAGCACGAATTGTCGCGGTTGAGACCAACGAGACTTTCGTCGCACATCTAAGTCAACTCGGTGATGCCAGGCTTTCTGTAGTGCATCGTAGTGCAGCGGACCTACGGCAAATCATCGAGGACAACGACTTACCGCAGGCAGACGTGATCGTATCCGGTGTACCGTTTTCGACAATGGACGCGGCTACTTCCAACGCGATGATTGACGGCATCTATTCGTCGCTTAAACCCGGCGGCTCGTTCATTGCCTACCAACTTCGAGACCGAGTCTGTCAATTGGCCGAACCTCTGTTCGGGCCCGCCTCGATCTCGTTCGTTTGGCGTAATTTGCCACCACTACGAGTCTTTTGCTGGCAAAAGTAG